From one Streptomyces chromofuscus genomic stretch:
- a CDS encoding metal-sensitive transcriptional regulator, with amino-acid sequence MVSYGKHKDDVLERLRRIEGQVRGLQRMVEEDTYCIDVLTQVSATTRALQSFALQMLDEHMYTCVRTAVAEGGEDGDLKLKEARDAIARLVRS; translated from the coding sequence ATGGTCAGTTACGGCAAGCACAAAGACGACGTGCTCGAGCGGCTGCGGCGGATCGAGGGACAGGTCCGAGGACTGCAGCGCATGGTCGAAGAAGACACGTACTGCATCGACGTCCTCACCCAGGTGTCCGCCACCACCCGCGCTCTGCAGTCCTTCGCCCTGCAGATGCTCGACGAGCACATGTATACCTGCGTACGGACCGCCGTGGCCGAAGGCGGCGAAGACGGAGACCTCAAGCTGAAGGAAGCCCGCGACGCCATCGCACGCCTCGTGCGCTCCTAG
- a CDS encoding methyltransferase family protein has translation MGDAAYGLWPLVVLNTLLFIVFAASFFHPTTQRDWRAMGGYSAFLVALFTEMYGIPLTLYLLGSWLGSRFPLLKGTHAGGHLWNDLTGWSGDPHLSPFHLASYLAIGTGFWLIAAAWRRLHEAVRHDHLATTGPYAWVRHPQYDGFLLIMIGFLLQWPTILTLIMFPILVYVYWRLARSEEHEVATHFGEQWAAYAERTPAFWPKLRHRPTGSHPSPGDARQRHRPATGR, from the coding sequence ATGGGTGACGCCGCATACGGCCTGTGGCCGCTAGTCGTCCTGAACACCCTGCTGTTCATCGTGTTCGCCGCCAGCTTCTTCCACCCCACAACGCAGCGCGACTGGCGTGCGATGGGCGGCTACAGCGCGTTCCTCGTCGCGCTGTTCACCGAGATGTACGGCATCCCGCTGACCCTCTACCTGCTGGGCAGCTGGCTCGGCTCCCGCTTCCCGCTGCTGAAGGGCACCCACGCCGGCGGACACCTGTGGAACGACCTGACCGGCTGGTCGGGCGATCCGCACCTGAGCCCCTTCCACCTGGCCAGCTACCTCGCCATCGGCACCGGCTTCTGGCTGATCGCCGCCGCCTGGAGGCGCCTGCACGAAGCCGTCCGGCACGACCACCTGGCCACCACCGGCCCCTACGCATGGGTGCGGCACCCGCAGTACGACGGCTTCCTCCTCATCATGATCGGCTTTCTGCTGCAGTGGCCGACCATCCTCACGCTGATCATGTTCCCCATCCTGGTGTACGTGTACTGGCGCCTGGCCCGCAGCGAAGAACACGAAGTCGCCACCCACTTCGGCGAACAGTGGGCTGCCTACGCTGAGCGCACCCCCGCGTTCTGGCCGAAGCTGCGCCACCGGCCAACCGGCTCCCACCCATCGCCGGGTGATGCTCGCCAGCGGCATCGGCCCGCCACCGGGAGGTGA
- a CDS encoding metal-sensitive transcriptional regulator, which produces MTSASARRAYALHTQPPGYADHKADHLARLHKIEGQVRGISRMVTDDRYCIDVLTQITAAIRALQEVALGLLDDHVRGCVTHAARTDPAQAEEKYTELSDTLRRALRV; this is translated from the coding sequence ATGACCTCGGCCAGCGCACGCCGCGCCTACGCCCTGCACACCCAGCCGCCCGGGTACGCCGACCACAAGGCCGACCACCTGGCCCGCCTGCACAAGATCGAAGGCCAGGTCCGCGGCATCTCCCGCATGGTCACCGACGACCGCTACTGCATCGACGTCCTCACCCAGATCACCGCCGCCATCCGAGCCCTGCAGGAAGTCGCCCTCGGCCTCCTCGACGACCACGTGCGCGGCTGCGTCACCCACGCCGCCCGCACCGACCCCGCACAGGCCGAGGAGAAGTACACCGAGCTCAGCGACACCTTGCGTCGCGCACTGCGCGTATAG
- a CDS encoding SHOCT domain-containing protein, whose translation MMFWYDHNVSGWGWFAMSAGMILFWVLIITIAVLLFRALNRPQEHPHTHTPAMPSAEDILRQRLARGEIDEDDYRRRLSALHAGPLTEP comes from the coding sequence ATGATGTTCTGGTACGACCACAACGTCAGCGGCTGGGGCTGGTTCGCGATGTCGGCCGGCATGATCCTGTTCTGGGTGCTGATCATCACCATCGCGGTGCTGCTCTTCCGCGCCCTGAACCGGCCCCAGGAGCACCCGCACACCCACACGCCGGCCATGCCCTCGGCCGAGGACATCCTCCGTCAGCGGCTGGCCCGCGGGGAGATCGACGAGGACGACTACCGGCGGCGCCTGAGCGCACTGCACGCCGGGCCACTCACCGAACCCTGA
- a CDS encoding heavy metal translocating P-type ATPase — translation MGALEVVVLLASAVLIAALGWYFFGPRRVGAARLEGGVQRVEVTVRGGYSPNLVTVRQGVPVELVFDRQEAGECTSRVVFPDLQVGAGLPSHSRTTVRLNPDRPGSFGFACGMNMIHGTLLVEAAEGFGPPAPDGHGSTTPPPGVGGSSAGEERTAAESEAADAAERRSEIKDLTRRVLLGAVLTAPVLFAVMAHELFGADWVPGWMLNHWLQLALITPVMFYTGRPIHVTGWLTLRHRAADMNSLITLGTSAAYGYSLLVTLAPGLLPEDVREVYFEAVGVILTLILLGRLLEARAKAGTGEAIRALLGLQARTARVVRDGTESEIPVEDVVVGDELVIRPGEKIPVDAEVLSGSSAVNESMVTGEPMPVTKHTGDTVIGATVNGTGSLRVRAAKVGSDTMLAQIIRLVQQAQASKAPIQRLADAVSAYFVPAVIAIAIGTFALWFTLGPSPALTLALVSAVAVLIIACPCALGLATPLSVMVGTGKGAQAGILIRSAEALEIAHKLDTVVLDKTGTVTAGKPVLTDVRAADGFDEGELLRLVAAAEADSEHPLAQAIVTGVRDRGLHPPAATGFDSVTGKGVQATVDGRAVLVGTARLLGDVGIDTTALVSVAAAYSAEGKTPVLAAVGGRPAGVLAVADTVKDDSAAAIAALQSLSVDVVMLTGDNARTAAAIAAQVGIGRVLAEVLPEHKADEIRRLQGEGRTVGMVGDGINDAPALAAADVGLAIGTGTDVAIEAADITLISGSLSGVVTAIRLSRATMRNIRQNLFFALVYNAVGVPLAAGALFPLWGIRLSPVIAAAAMALSSLSVVTNASRLRRWRPQPLPEARPAPVEPRVESAAGRYPAAGTAPPAGHEHHRASRGEDDSTVTDPVCGMQMDQATAAEHRNTEHGTYSFCSAHCAATFDTDPHRYTAAGDRHQRGEPR, via the coding sequence ATGGGTGCCCTCGAAGTCGTCGTCCTACTGGCCTCGGCTGTGCTGATCGCCGCGCTGGGCTGGTATTTCTTCGGCCCGCGCCGCGTCGGCGCGGCCCGCCTGGAAGGTGGGGTGCAGCGGGTGGAGGTGACGGTGCGGGGCGGCTACAGCCCCAATCTGGTCACGGTCCGCCAGGGCGTGCCGGTGGAGCTGGTGTTCGACCGGCAGGAGGCCGGCGAGTGCACCTCCCGTGTGGTCTTCCCCGACCTGCAGGTCGGCGCGGGCCTGCCCTCCCACAGCCGCACCACCGTGCGGCTGAACCCTGACCGGCCGGGTTCCTTCGGCTTCGCCTGCGGCATGAACATGATCCACGGCACCCTGCTCGTAGAAGCCGCGGAAGGCTTCGGACCGCCCGCCCCGGACGGCCACGGCTCAACGACCCCACCTCCTGGGGTCGGTGGGTCGTCGGCGGGTGAGGAGCGCACGGCTGCGGAGTCGGAGGCCGCGGACGCCGCCGAGCGACGGTCGGAGATCAAGGACCTGACCCGCCGGGTGCTGCTGGGAGCGGTGCTCACCGCGCCGGTGCTGTTCGCGGTGATGGCGCACGAACTGTTCGGCGCCGACTGGGTGCCGGGCTGGATGCTGAACCACTGGCTGCAGCTGGCCCTGATCACGCCGGTGATGTTCTACACCGGCCGGCCGATCCACGTGACGGGCTGGCTGACCCTGCGCCACCGCGCCGCCGACATGAACTCGCTGATCACCCTCGGCACCAGCGCCGCCTACGGCTACAGCCTGCTGGTCACCCTCGCCCCCGGCCTGCTGCCGGAAGACGTACGCGAGGTCTACTTCGAAGCCGTCGGCGTCATCCTTACCCTGATCCTGCTCGGCCGCTTGCTGGAGGCCCGCGCGAAGGCCGGCACCGGCGAGGCCATCCGCGCCCTGCTGGGCCTGCAGGCCCGCACCGCCCGCGTCGTCCGGGACGGAACCGAAAGCGAGATCCCCGTCGAGGACGTGGTGGTCGGCGACGAGCTCGTCATCCGGCCGGGCGAGAAGATCCCCGTCGACGCCGAGGTCCTCTCCGGCTCCTCCGCGGTGAACGAGTCCATGGTCACCGGCGAGCCGATGCCCGTCACCAAGCACACCGGAGACACGGTCATCGGCGCCACCGTCAACGGCACCGGCTCCCTGCGCGTGCGCGCGGCCAAGGTCGGCTCCGACACGATGCTCGCCCAGATCATCCGCCTCGTGCAGCAGGCCCAGGCGTCCAAGGCCCCCATCCAGCGGCTCGCCGACGCCGTGTCGGCGTACTTCGTGCCCGCAGTCATCGCCATCGCGATCGGCACCTTCGCCCTCTGGTTCACCCTGGGGCCGTCCCCGGCGCTGACCCTCGCGCTGGTCTCGGCGGTCGCAGTGCTGATCATCGCCTGCCCGTGCGCGCTGGGTCTGGCCACTCCGCTGTCGGTGATGGTCGGCACCGGCAAGGGCGCCCAGGCCGGCATCCTGATCCGCTCCGCCGAAGCCCTGGAGATCGCGCACAAGCTGGACACCGTGGTGCTGGACAAGACCGGCACCGTCACCGCGGGCAAGCCCGTCCTGACCGACGTCCGCGCCGCCGACGGCTTCGACGAGGGTGAGCTGCTGCGCCTGGTGGCTGCGGCCGAAGCAGACAGCGAGCACCCGCTCGCACAGGCCATCGTCACCGGCGTCCGCGACCGCGGACTTCACCCACCCGCAGCGACCGGGTTCGACTCGGTCACCGGCAAGGGCGTCCAGGCCACCGTCGACGGGCGAGCCGTCCTGGTCGGCACCGCCCGGCTTCTCGGCGACGTCGGCATCGACACCACCGCACTCGTCTCCGTGGCGGCCGCGTACTCGGCTGAAGGCAAGACCCCCGTGCTCGCGGCCGTCGGCGGACGTCCCGCAGGCGTCCTCGCCGTCGCCGACACCGTCAAGGACGACTCCGCCGCCGCCATCGCCGCCCTGCAGAGCCTAAGCGTCGACGTCGTCATGCTCACCGGGGACAACGCCCGCACCGCCGCAGCCATCGCCGCCCAGGTCGGCATTGGCCGGGTGCTGGCCGAGGTGCTGCCCGAGCACAAGGCCGACGAGATCCGCCGCCTGCAGGGCGAGGGCCGCACCGTCGGCATGGTCGGCGACGGCATCAACGACGCCCCCGCCCTGGCCGCCGCCGATGTGGGACTGGCCATCGGCACCGGCACCGACGTGGCCATCGAAGCAGCCGACATCACCCTGATCTCCGGCTCGCTGAGCGGAGTCGTCACCGCGATCCGCCTCTCGCGGGCCACGATGCGCAACATCCGACAGAACCTGTTCTTCGCGCTCGTCTACAACGCCGTCGGCGTCCCCCTCGCCGCCGGAGCCCTCTTCCCGCTGTGGGGCATCCGGCTCAGCCCCGTCATCGCCGCCGCGGCCATGGCGCTCAGCTCCCTGTCGGTCGTCACCAACGCCTCCCGGCTGCGCCGCTGGCGCCCCCAGCCGCTGCCCGAGGCCCGGCCCGCTCCCGTTGAGCCCCGGGTCGAGTCAGCCGCCGGCCGCTACCCGGCCGCCGGCACAGCACCCCCGGCGGGCCATGAGCACCACCGGGCATCTCGAGGCGAGGACGACAGCACGGTCACGGACCCGGTGTGCGGCATGCAGATGGACCAGGCGACCGCCGCGGAGCACCGGAACACCGAGCACGGCACCTACTCCTTCTGCTCCGCCCACTGCGCCGCCACCTTCGACACCGACCCACACCGCTACACCGCCGCCGGCGACAGGCACCAGAGAGGCGAACCCCGATGA
- a CDS encoding cupin domain-containing protein, whose amino-acid sequence MSTENANTTPPPATVQILGKVPNAPVPDNPEATTVVITLPPGSPGNPPHRHTGPGFGYVVKGEMIFELEGEPERVLKAGEAFWEPGGDVIHYQGANNLADGETVYMATILGVPGQPVVIPVSAEELEARKDRRAPRP is encoded by the coding sequence ATGAGCACCGAAAACGCCAACACGACTCCGCCACCGGCGACCGTGCAGATCCTCGGCAAGGTCCCGAATGCCCCGGTCCCCGACAACCCCGAGGCCACCACCGTCGTGATCACTCTGCCGCCCGGCAGTCCGGGGAACCCGCCGCACCGTCACACCGGCCCTGGGTTCGGTTACGTGGTCAAGGGCGAGATGATTTTCGAGCTGGAGGGCGAGCCGGAGCGCGTCCTCAAGGCCGGGGAAGCATTCTGGGAGCCGGGGGGTGACGTCATCCACTACCAGGGCGCCAACAACCTTGCGGACGGCGAAACCGTGTACATGGCCACGATCCTCGGCGTGCCCGGGCAGCCGGTGGTCATACCGGTGAGCGCGGAGGAGCTCGAGGCACGTAAGGACCGCCGGGCACCTCGCCCGTAA
- a CDS encoding transposase: MALPVDFPYWRAVYDFFRRWRACDYVRELHERLRRTARERSGRSTEPSAGVIDSQSVDACETVGEDSRGYDGGKSRDGRKRHILTDTEGLLLEVTVTTADVHDSKAAPALLETFMEEPGRLLKLVWVDSAYQGPALAEAFARHGVRVEVVPALGRAARICRTGPQVGRGAHAELAAALTPPQPRPRTPPRPPPSDGVVGRRDQAVPAPGRPRSAPAGEASRPTAEGAGMNHPSLARTSQPRLSST; this comes from the coding sequence ATGGCCCTGCCGGTCGACTTCCCGTACTGGCGGGCGGTCTACGACTTCTTCCGCCGCTGGCGGGCCTGCGACTATGTGCGTGAACTGCACGAACGCCTGCGCCGCACGGCGAGGGAACGCTCAGGCCGCAGCACTGAGCCCAGCGCGGGAGTCATCGACAGTCAGTCGGTGGACGCCTGCGAGACCGTCGGCGAGGACAGCCGCGGATACGACGGCGGCAAGTCACGCGACGGGCGCAAGCGCCACATCCTGACCGATACCGAGGGCCTGCTCCTGGAGGTGACCGTGACCACGGCCGACGTGCACGACTCCAAGGCCGCCCCCGCGCTGCTGGAGACGTTCATGGAAGAGCCGGGCCGGCTGCTGAAGCTGGTGTGGGTCGACAGTGCCTACCAGGGCCCCGCACTGGCCGAGGCGTTCGCCCGTCACGGGGTGCGCGTCGAGGTCGTGCCCGCGCTTGGACGGGCGGCGCGGATTTGTCGTACTGGCCCGCAGGTGGGTCGTGGAGCGCACGCTGAGCTGGCTGCCGCGCTCACGCCGCCTCAACCGCGACCACGAACGCCGCCTCGCCCACCACCCTCAGACGGTGTGGTGGGCCGCCGTGATCAGGCTGTCCCGGCGCCTGGCCGGCCACGCTCCGCGCCGGCCGGAGAAGCGTCCCGGCCGACGGCTGAAGGCGCGGGCATGAACCATCCGTCCCTCGCCCGCACCAGCCAGCCCCGCCTCTCCAGCACGTAG
- a CDS encoding CGNR zinc finger domain-containing protein translates to MLEPPAAAVLVEAFANTVDVEEASDEIATPAGLANWLTGRGLLNAPAEIPPDVHDSYVALRAGIREELGSHVGDTPDPELLAAADRVLAGHPVLVTSRGFLTPAAGLSAQRRPLAALAIAWSELVTTGDAARLKRCAEHTCGWAFWDVSKNRSRRWCSMKVCGNRNKTRSYASRKRQAT, encoded by the coding sequence ATGCTGGAGCCGCCGGCCGCAGCCGTCCTGGTGGAGGCGTTCGCCAACACGGTCGACGTGGAAGAGGCCAGCGACGAGATCGCCACCCCGGCCGGGCTGGCCAACTGGCTGACGGGCCGCGGCCTGCTCAACGCGCCCGCAGAGATCCCCCCCGACGTCCACGACAGCTATGTGGCCCTTCGGGCAGGCATCCGCGAGGAGTTGGGCAGCCATGTCGGCGACACCCCCGACCCGGAACTGCTTGCCGCGGCGGACCGGGTGCTGGCCGGACATCCCGTACTGGTCACCTCGCGTGGATTTTTGACCCCTGCGGCGGGGCTGTCCGCGCAGCGCAGGCCGCTGGCCGCGCTGGCGATCGCGTGGAGTGAGCTGGTCACGACCGGGGATGCCGCGCGGCTCAAGCGCTGCGCGGAGCACACCTGCGGCTGGGCCTTCTGGGACGTATCGAAGAATCGCAGCCGCCGCTGGTGCTCGATGAAGGTGTGCGGGAACCGTAACAAGACCCGGTCCTACGCGTCCCGGAAGCGGCAGGCGACCTGA
- a CDS encoding heavy-metal-associated domain-containing protein has translation MGALDGVVAVNVDLEAGQVAVTTSGQPDDTLLAQVVDDAGYELTGRASLRPRLPAGPVNGSGTFFFLRPHPTGRGAVMATTVPDAAEVELAMGGMTCA, from the coding sequence ATGGGCGCGCTGGACGGTGTGGTGGCGGTGAACGTCGACCTAGAGGCGGGCCAGGTCGCCGTCACCACCTCCGGGCAGCCCGACGACACGCTGCTGGCGCAGGTCGTCGACGACGCCGGCTATGAACTGACCGGCCGCGCGAGCTTAAGGCCCCGCCTGCCTGCCGGGCCAGTGAACGGGTCCGGCACCTTCTTCTTCCTTCGTCCGCACCCCACAGGCCGAGGAGCAGTGATGGCTACCACGGTCCCCGACGCAGCCGAGGTCGAACTCGCCATGGGCGGCATGACCTGCGCCTGA
- a CDS encoding beta propeller repeat protein: protein MITKAPVGPPSVDSAPSCSVWAGSDACRSGERRAGIAALDLATHPAGAATVWAATVTGLERSTDGGRTFRPVSSAPGLVAVEGPEPGSLVALAADGRVLTGRAGGPWTQRGRLPEGGKSTVLTAVTAQHLPAADTTHAVYKSADGGRTWMLLHRPGNGQEHH, encoded by the coding sequence TTGATCACCAAGGCGCCCGTCGGGCCGCCCAGCGTCGACTCGGCGCCCTCATGCTCGGTGTGGGCCGGCTCCGATGCCTGCCGCAGTGGGGAGCGGCGCGCCGGCATCGCGGCGCTCGACCTGGCCACCCATCCCGCCGGCGCAGCGACCGTGTGGGCCGCCACCGTCACCGGACTTGAGCGCAGCACGGATGGCGGGCGCACCTTCCGTCCCGTCTCCTCGGCGCCAGGCCTGGTCGCGGTTGAGGGGCCGGAACCCGGATCGCTCGTGGCGCTCGCCGCGGACGGCCGCGTACTCACCGGCCGCGCCGGAGGGCCCTGGACGCAGCGGGGCCGCCTGCCCGAAGGAGGCAAGTCCACGGTGCTGACCGCGGTGACCGCGCAGCACCTGCCGGCCGCCGACACCACACACGCGGTCTACAAGTCCGCCGACGGTGGCCGTACCTGGATGCTCCTCCACCGCCCCGGAAACGGTCAGGAACACCACTAG
- a CDS encoding DUF2933 domain-containing protein: MNKRNYGLYALAAAIVIATVLIVGAPLQNLVWLALVVACPLMMFFMMRGMHGGNDQHRDDRDEDPLYKHDHHTGPSRP, from the coding sequence ATGAACAAGCGCAACTACGGGCTGTACGCGCTCGCCGCCGCGATCGTCATCGCCACCGTCCTGATCGTCGGCGCGCCGCTGCAGAACCTGGTCTGGCTCGCCCTCGTCGTTGCCTGCCCGCTGATGATGTTCTTCATGATGCGCGGCATGCACGGCGGCAACGATCAGCACCGCGACGACCGGGACGAGGACCCGCTGTACAAGCACGACCACCACACCGGGCCCAGCCGGCCCTGA
- a CDS encoding MFS transporter, with protein MVTAVSQRAKTGKSLGALTREGCPPADRGRRNTAVLVGFTAATNLADGVMKMALPLLAAQLTGSPAHVTAVSLTLTLPWLLVALHIGVLVDRFDRRRLLWGANGMRLAAMGWLTVSAVTGGVTLGQLLTAGAVLGVADVLASTSASALVPAAVPAAGRERANAWMVGAETVGQEFAGPFVGGLLLAAGTGIALGLIGASYALAALALLLLVGRFRADGPAPDAAAVSVNSRIAEGLRFLWHDEVLRTLALVVTVLAAVWGAWLALLPLYATQAMELGPQQYGLVLSALGTGGLAGAAAVTWVNRLLGARWAMFADLIGTTAMVALPALTTSIWAVAVGAFLGGMGGTLWTVNARTITQRKVPDEMLGRYGAAARLFNFGAMPLGAALGGLLAELGGIRPAFAVFAVATAATPVLFLKNITRSAVEAR; from the coding sequence ATGGTCACGGCGGTGTCCCAGCGGGCTAAGACCGGCAAAAGCCTCGGCGCCCTGACGCGGGAGGGCTGTCCTCCAGCCGACCGCGGGCGGCGCAACACCGCGGTCCTGGTCGGCTTCACCGCCGCGACCAACCTCGCCGACGGCGTGATGAAGATGGCTCTGCCCCTGCTGGCCGCCCAGCTCACCGGCTCTCCCGCCCACGTCACCGCCGTCTCGCTGACCCTCACGCTGCCCTGGCTGCTCGTCGCCTTGCACATCGGCGTGCTCGTCGACCGTTTCGACCGGCGACGGCTGCTCTGGGGCGCAAACGGAATGCGGCTGGCGGCGATGGGCTGGCTCACCGTCTCCGCCGTGACCGGTGGCGTCACGCTCGGGCAGCTCCTCACCGCCGGGGCGGTCCTCGGTGTCGCCGATGTACTGGCCTCCACCTCCGCCTCCGCTCTGGTCCCAGCCGCGGTGCCGGCGGCCGGGCGAGAGCGCGCCAACGCCTGGATGGTGGGAGCCGAGACCGTGGGGCAGGAGTTCGCCGGGCCTTTCGTCGGAGGGCTGCTGCTGGCCGCCGGGACAGGCATCGCGCTGGGGCTGATAGGCGCCTCCTACGCGCTCGCCGCCCTCGCCCTGCTCCTGCTGGTGGGCCGCTTCCGGGCCGACGGGCCCGCTCCGGACGCGGCTGCAGTCTCGGTCAACAGCCGGATCGCCGAGGGGCTGCGCTTCCTCTGGCACGACGAGGTACTGCGCACGCTGGCACTGGTCGTCACCGTGCTCGCCGCCGTCTGGGGCGCCTGGCTGGCGCTCCTCCCTCTCTACGCCACGCAGGCCATGGAACTCGGACCGCAGCAGTACGGCCTTGTGCTCAGCGCCCTGGGGACCGGCGGACTGGCCGGCGCAGCAGCGGTGACCTGGGTGAACCGGCTGCTCGGTGCCCGCTGGGCAATGTTCGCCGACCTGATCGGCACCACCGCGATGGTCGCGCTGCCCGCCCTGACCACCAGCATCTGGGCAGTGGCGGTGGGTGCCTTCCTCGGCGGCATGGGCGGCACGCTGTGGACGGTCAACGCCCGCACCATCACCCAGCGCAAGGTCCCCGACGAGATGCTCGGCCGCTACGGCGCGGCGGCCCGGCTCTTCAACTTCGGCGCCATGCCGCTGGGCGCGGCCCTGGGGGGCCTGCTGGCCGAACTGGGCGGCATCCGGCCGGCCTTCGCCGTGTTCGCGGTGGCCACCGCGGCCACGCCGGTGCTGTTCCTCAAGAACATCACCCGGTCGGCCGTGGAAGCCCGTTAG
- a CDS encoding VOC family protein: protein MIAKLQCVVLDCADADELSRFYQSLLGGVVNQPDPRWSLGDGWATLHTDGGLVLAFQRVEDHKPPRWPDRARPQQFHLDLGVKDLDRAQEDVLRLGATLLDEGDGKRSWRIFADPAGHPFCLVRD from the coding sequence ATGATTGCCAAGCTGCAGTGTGTGGTGTTGGACTGTGCCGATGCCGATGAGCTGTCCCGGTTCTACCAGTCGCTTCTCGGCGGCGTGGTGAATCAGCCGGATCCGCGGTGGTCGCTCGGCGACGGCTGGGCGACGCTCCACACCGACGGTGGGTTGGTGCTGGCCTTTCAGCGGGTGGAAGACCATAAGCCACCGCGGTGGCCGGACCGCGCTCGGCCCCAGCAGTTCCACCTCGACCTGGGAGTCAAGGACCTGGATCGAGCTCAGGAAGACGTCCTCAGACTGGGCGCCACACTGCTCGACGAGGGTGACGGAAAGCGGAGCTGGCGCATCTTCGCGGATCCGGCAGGACACCCGTTCTGTCTCGTCCGGGACTGA
- a CDS encoding DUF2218 domain-containing protein, with protein MLIAEADIRTEWPSWYLAQLCEYPSALGGDTRHRPHMHHGGHAPTRTQHVERGNTHGTIDLVGGRCTLRADTNSLTLRVEAADPDSLQRIQHLVAARMQEIGQHDALHVTWRQTEPSGHQLGDPTTDTPVSAKKAGPHTPRRAALGLLAVVALVVAVHLGLGSLLMASGSGTHWIIGAVLVITLLHVLGSLVVRRRKSRRTR; from the coding sequence GTGCTGATTGCCGAAGCCGACATTCGAACCGAGTGGCCAAGCTGGTATCTGGCACAGCTGTGTGAGTACCCCAGCGCGCTGGGCGGTGACACACGCCACCGGCCCCACATGCACCACGGTGGCCATGCACCGACCCGGACCCAGCACGTCGAACGGGGCAACACGCACGGGACGATCGACCTCGTCGGGGGCCGCTGCACCCTGCGAGCCGACACCAACTCGCTGACCCTCCGTGTCGAGGCCGCCGACCCGGACAGCCTGCAGCGCATCCAACACCTGGTCGCCGCGCGCATGCAGGAGATCGGCCAGCACGATGCACTGCACGTCACCTGGCGACAGACCGAACCGTCCGGTCACCAGTTGGGGGATCCCACCACCGATACTCCCGTCTCGGCAAAGAAGGCCGGGCCCCATACACCACGTCGGGCGGCGCTCGGTCTCCTGGCCGTCGTCGCGCTCGTCGTGGCCGTCCACCTGGGTCTCGGCAGTCTCCTGATGGCGTCCGGTTCGGGGACGCACTGGATCATCGGAGCGGTACTCGTCATCACCCTGCTCCACGTCCTCGGCAGCCTGGTCGTACGCCGCAGGAAGAGTCGCAGGACCCGCTGA